From the genome of Oxyura jamaicensis isolate SHBP4307 breed ruddy duck chromosome 2, BPBGC_Ojam_1.0, whole genome shotgun sequence, one region includes:
- the NETO1 gene encoding neuropilin and tolloid-like protein 1 isoform X4, translating to MTHGRSFFHIVASLIILHLSGATKKGTEKQTTAEGQKPVQCGTWTKYAEGGIFTSPNYPNKYPPDRECVYIIEAAPRQCIELHFDEKYSIEPSWECKFDHIEVRDGPFGFSPIIGRFCGQQNPPMIKSSGRFLWIKFFADGELESMGFSARYNFTPDPDFKDLGVLKPLPGFIFLLFCYLVCEFEMGGPEGIVESVQIVKEGKASETEAVDCKWYIRAPPRSKMT from the exons ATGACCCATGGGCGCAGCTTCTTTCACA TTGTAGCAAGTCTAATCATCCTACATTTGTCTGGGGCAACCAAAAAAGGAACAG aaaaacagactaCTGCCGAAGGACAGAAACCAGTGCAGTGTGGAACTTGGACAAAATATGCAGAAGGAGGCATCTTCACTTCTCCCAATTATCCCAACAAGTATCCTCCTGACAGAGAGTGTGTCTACATTATTGAAG cTGCCCCTAGACAATGCATTGAACTACactttgatgaaaaatattccatAGAACCTTCTTGGGAGTGTAAATTTGACCATATTGAAGTACGAGATGGACCTTTTGGCTTTTCCCCAATCATTGGACGTTTCTGTGGACAGCAAAATCCACCTATGATAAAATCCAGTGGCAGATTTCTGTGGATTAAATTTTTTGCTGATGGTGAGCTGGAATCTATGGGATTTTCTGCTCGATATAATTTTACACCTG ATCCCGATTTTAAGGACCTTGGAGTTTTGAAACCATTGCCAG gattcatttttctgctattttgttATTTAGTTTGTGAGTTTGAGATGGGAGGACCTGAAGGAATTGTGGAATCTGTACAAATTgtcaaagaaggaaaagcttCTGAAACTGAAGCAGTAGACTGTAAATGGTACATCAGAGCACCACCCAGATCCAAG